The DNA segment GCCTGCGGGCGAGCGCGGGCCCGAGGGCGCGGGTCAGGACCGTGAGGGCGGGAAGTGGCCGGACCGCCAGGGCGATTCGAGTGATCGCGCCGTCGCCGTCAAGTTCGAGGTGCTGAAACTCATGGATCTCGACCCCCGCGATCCGCGCTCTTGAGGTGAGGAAAGCTTCGCTGTCCCCACGCACGTCGCGTTCATACCGGTAGTCGGAGGCTACCTCGAACACCGCCTGTAGGAGTTGGTCGATTTCATCACGGCCGCGGAACCTGAACTGGTCGGTCAGAGGCGACACGAGCTCGGCGTCTGTGGTCAGTGCGGCTACGGCCGCACCAGCATCACGTGCTGCGCCAGCCTGCTTCCATGCATCAATCGCGTTCACTCCAACCGCCTTCGTGTCGACGAAGCTCGCTATCAGGATACGCCCGGACACGGCATCGTCCCCTGCCCTCACCACCGTTTCCGGCATGCACCGGTCCGTGGCTGCCGGGCAGTACGTCGTCGTTCAAACAGTTGATGACGACGACATTGCCGACACGTCGCGTGCGATCCACGTCCCCTCGCCACCATCAGTGGATCGAGCTGCGGATTTTCGAGATGACCGCGGAGTGACGTTGCAAGCAAGCACCCTCTGGCCGAACGATCTGAGACATCCTCGACTGCTGACTCCGCAAGCCGAAGCGACAGCGTTGGTCTTCCGACGAGGAATCAGCCAAAGTAGACGACGACGCGCTCTATACGGCCTACGTCTTGGTCGTCGTCTCCTGGCAACTGCAACGTGTCCAGCGACAGCTCTTGCACCGGAAACCAAAACGGCCACGTGAGGTAGCCGACGCTCCGGTCGAGTGCGGGCTGATGTTCACCACGGCCTACGGCACGCCGTTCGAGCCCCGAAGCTTCCTCCACTCTTGGAAGGCGCGATGCGTCAAGGCTGGCGTCCGATACATCAACGGTGCATGACGGGCGCCGCTTGTGCGGGTCCTTGCTGGCCGATCTTGATGTGCACCCACGCGTCGCCATGCGCAGTTCGCGGTGACCACACGATGGGGGTCCGGGGAACGCCCCGGGTGGGGTGTCTGAGGGCCACACCCTCAGAAAAGATGACGATGACCGCCAGACAGGGAAGGCGTGCCCGCCGAACAAACGGGCGTCAAGATCGGGTGGAGCTGAGGGGAATCGAACCCCTGACCTTCTCGATGCGAACGAGACGCGCTACCAACTGCGCTACAGCCCCTGATGAAGCTCGATGAGCATAGCAAGCGACGCCACACTCACCGAGCAGGGGGTCCTACTCTCCGGCAGCCCGCCGGTACGGCAACTGGCCAGGATCGTCCAGTTCGTGGAAGGCGGGATCCTCGTCTTCCACGTCGACGACCACGGCGTTGCGGCGCATGCGCGGCACCGGCTTGCGCTCGACTCCGGCCAGGTCACGCCTGTCGATCGGGTGGACCTTGACGTCCGGAAGTGGTTCGACGGGACGCCGGGGTGTCCTGCGTGCCGTCGTCGGCGCGTTGTTGTACCTGGCGAGGCGACGTTGCCGGATCTCGTTCTCGATCCGGACCTGCCTGCGCAGGTAGCCGAGATAGCCGATGAGCCCGACGTCGACGAGCCCGTGCACCCACCAGACGACGGGCATGACGAATCCGGCGACGACCGCCGTCACGACGACGGCGAAGAGCAGACCGAGCACGACGCGCTGCCGGAAGGCGTACTTGGCGCGCGCGGCGATCTCGGCGGCCTCGGGGTCGAACCCGCCGCGCCCAGGGCGATACCGCCGCGGGGTGCGCTCGTCGTCCGAGTCCTCATAGTCCTCGCCGTCTTCGGCGTAGTCACCGTAGTCGGCGTCGTCCGCGACGCGGCGACGACCGGCACGCGGCTCCACCTCGGACTCCTCGTACTCGTCGTAACCCTCGTCGAGGTCATCGAGATCGTCGTCGTAGTGGGAGTCGTCGTATTCGGAGTCGATCAGGTCGTCGTCATCGGCCGTCTTCGTGCTTCCCGGCTTCGCGTCCGCGGACACGGCGAACTCCTTCCGCCTCTCGCTGCGCGTGCTCCCGCTGCGCACGACCCTCGCCGCCAACGCGGAATCGTTGGTCTGCGTGATCACTTGGCGCTTCCGCGCGATCATGGGAACGAGGACGACAAGCCACGCCGCGGCGAGCCCGACGATGATCAATGAGCTTGGCATCTCCCGTCACCTCCCCCGACTGTTGATGCACTGTCGTAGCGGAGCGGCGCCAAGCGGCGGGTTGCCGCCTACCCGTTCTCACTTCGACACTTCGTCACGCTAGTCACAGGAGTAACAGAAACCCCGGAGGCTCGCCGCGCCGTTCTGTAAAAACGCTCACTTAATCAGGTGAAAAACTCACAAGGAGCTAACGCGGGGCAGGTCGCGTGGCCAGTCCACCTGCGACGAGCCGAGTGGCGAAGCCTTCGCCGATTTCCTCTGCGGTCACCGCGAAACTGAGGTGATCTCGCCAATCACCCGCGACGTCGAGATAGCGAAGAAAGAGCCCTTCCTGCCGGAAACCCGCTTTGGTCAGCACGCGGACGCTCGCCCCGTTCTCCGGCCTCACCGTCGCTTCGAGCCGGTGCAATCCCGCCGAGGTGAAGGCGTGATCGGCAAGCAACGCGACAGCGGCCGTGGCCACGCCACCGCCAGCGAGTTCCGACGACACCCAGTACCCGACCCACGCCGATCGCAGCGAAGCCCTGATGACGTTGCCTATCGTGATCTGCCCAGCGAACGCGCCGTCGACGGTGATGACGAACGGCAGGCACTGACCACGCCGAGCGAGCCCGCGCAGCGAGAGCCACTGGGACGGCCATGCCCACAAGGCGTTGCGCTCACTCCACGGACCGGCTGCCGTTGGTTCCCATCTCTCAAGATAGGTGTGGTCACGCAGGCGGATCCTGCTCCAGTCACCGCCGTCGCGGAGCCGGATGGGCCGCAGCATCACCGTGCCCGCCGCGACATCGAGCGGGCCGAGCCTGGCAGGCCAGCCGGGGTGGCGAGGTTCGGCGCCGTAGGGGGTGCCGTACACCTGCGATGCCATTGCGGGGTCAGGCGCGCTGCGCCAGGAAAGTCACCTTGACCTGCTCTCCCGCGGCAAGCTCCACGACGTCCTCTTCCACGTTGATCAAGCAGTTCGCCTCGGCGAGCGAGGCGAGCAGGTGGGCGCCCGACGTGCCGAGCGGCTGCACGAGGTACTCGCCGTTGTTCTCGTCCCGCAGCAACTGACCTCGCAGGAATCCCTTGCGCCCCTTCGTCGAGGTGACCGGCGAGAGCAGCTTCGCCTCGACCGTCCTGCGATGTGGGTTGCGGGTGCCTCGCGCCGCGCGGATGAGCGGCCGGATGAGTACCTCGAACACGACGAGCGCGCTCATCGGGTTGGCCGGGATCAGGAAGGTCGGCACGGAGTCCGGGCCGAGCCTTCCGAAACCCTGCGCGGAGCCGGGATGCATCGCGACCCTGGCCATGTCGATCTGTCCGAGGTCGGAAAGGGCCGCGTGCACTTCTTCGCCGAGCGCGCCACCCGCGCCACCGGCCACGACGACCACCTCGGACATGAGCAGCCTGCCCTCGACGGTTTCCCGCAGGCGTTTGGGGTCGAGCGGAACGATGCCGACCCTGGAGACTTCGGCACCGGCGTCTCTCGCGGCCGCGGCCAGCGCATAGGAGTTGACGTCGTAGACCTGTCCCACCGACGGGGTGCGGTCGATGTCGACGAGCTCGTCGCCCACCGAGATGATCGACACCCTCGGCCTCGGGTAGACGAGGACCTTGGATCTGCCGACCGCGGCAAGGAGCCCGACCTGCGCTGATCCGATGGTGTCGCCTTGGCGCACCGCGACGTCACCGATCTGCACGTCCTCGCCTGTACGCCGGACATAACCAGCCGATGGGACGGCCCTGTGCACGGTGACCTTGGCGTGGTGGCCGTCGGTGAAGGCGGTCGGCACGACCGCGTCGGCCAGCGTCGGCAGCGGCGCGCCGGTGGCAACCCGCACCGCCTGCCCCGGCTGCAGTCTGCGTGGCTGCCTGGACCCCGCCGGAATCTCGCCGACGACCGGCAACTGCACGGGTTCCTCACCCGCGGTGCGGACATCGACGCTGCGTATCGCGTAACCGTCCACCGCGGCCTGGTCGAATCCAGGCAGCGCATGCTCCGCGACGACCTCTTCCGCGCAGAGCAGGCCCTGCGCCTCGGAGATCGCGACCCGCACCGGACGCGGACGTACCGCCGCGTCGAGGGTGTGGGAGAGCTGCGCGCCGACCGACCGGAGTGGTCGTTCCTCCGGTGCCTCGGCGGTGATCGGCTCGCGTTCGATCATGAGTCGGTTTTCTCGATTCGTTCGGTCAGCCACGCACGCAGCGAAGGCCCGTACTCGGGGTCGTGCAACGCGAAGTCGACAGCGGCCCTCAGGAAACCACCTGGGTTGCCGAGGTCGTGCCTTCCTCCACGGTGAACGACGATGTGCACGGGATGATCTTCCTTGATGAGCAGCGCGACCGCATCGGTGAGCTGCAATTCTCCGCCCGAACCGGGCTCGATCCTGCGGAGCGCGTCGAAGATCGCCCTGTCGAGCAGATACCTGCCCGCGGCGGCGTAGGTGGAGGGCGCGTCCTCCGGCGCGGGCTTCTCGACCATGCCGTGCACGCGCTTGACGTCGGCATCGTCAGTGTCGGAGACGTCGAAGACCCCGTACGGCGAGATGTGTTCCTTCGGGATGTCGAAGGCACACAGCACACTGCCGCCGAAGCGGGCCCGCACCTGCGCCATGCGACTCAATACACCCGAGGGAAGCACCAGGTCGTCGGGCAGTAGCACGGCGACCGCCTTGTCCTCCTCGGTGAGGTTGGGTTCGGCCTGCGCCACCGCGTGACCGAGCCCGAGCGGTTCCTTCTGAATCGCGACCTCGACGTCGAGCAGGTCCGGTCCGCGCCGCACCTTGGCGAGCAGGTCGTTCTTGCCCTTGCGCTCCAGGTTGTCCTCAAGCTCCGGCTGGTGCTGGAAGTAGTTGACCACCGCTTCCTTGCCAGGGGAGGTCACGATCACCATGCGGGCCGCGCCCGCTTCCGCGGCTTCCGTCGCCACCAACTCGATGCCGGGGGTGTCGACGACCGGCAACAGTTCCTTCGGCACGGCCTTCGTCGTCGGCAGGAATCTCGTGCCGAGACCGGCTGCCGGAACGATGGCGGTTCGGAACGTGTCGTGAGTCGTGGCGCCCGTCATGGGCGCAAAGCCTAGCCTGACCTCGTGACCGATACGGACAATGACAGACCACGGCGAGTGCCCGAACCTGCTGGAAAGGCTCGGTGGAGGGCGGAGTTGGCCGCTCGGCGCGCCGCGATCGGCCCTGGTCAGCAGGTCAGCGAAGCACACGCGCTCGCAGGCAAGGTCGCTGAGCTGACCGCGGGGACCGTCTGCTGCTACGTGCCCTTCGGCTCCGAGCCCGGTGCGATCACCCTGCTGGATGTCCTGCGCGAGGCGGGGGCGCGCGTGCTGCTCCCGATCGTTCCTCCCGCTCCGGGCCCGCTCGACTGGGCCGAGTACACCGGCACGTCATCGCTCGTCACTGGCCGGTTCAAGGGCGTGCTCGAACCGGATGGCCCGCGACTTGGTCCACGTGCGCTCGCGACGGTCGACCGGATCCTGCTGCCCGCGCTCGCCGTCGACCACAGCGGCGTGCGCCTCGGCAGGGGCGCCGGCTATTACGACCGCTCGCTGCCCCTTGCGGCCGCCACCACCGACCTGGTCGCGGTGATCCGTGACACCGAACTGGTCCCTTCGCTGCCTGCCGAATCGCACGACGTGCGGATGAACGCCGCGCTCACCCCGGGTGAGGGGCTGATCCGGCTGCCGCTCGGCAATTGAATGTGAGATGGACCTCGATTGCGCCGGGGGAATGCCATCAAGCAAAATTGGGTTAGCACT comes from the Prauserella marina genome and includes:
- the glpR gene encoding gephyrin-like molybdotransferase receptor GlpR yields the protein MPSSLIIVGLAAAWLVVLVPMIARKRQVITQTNDSALAARVVRSGSTRSERRKEFAVSADAKPGSTKTADDDDLIDSEYDDSHYDDDLDDLDEGYDEYEESEVEPRAGRRRVADDADYGDYAEDGEDYEDSDDERTPRRYRPGRGGFDPEAAEIAARAKYAFRQRVVLGLLFAVVVTAVVAGFVMPVVWWVHGLVDVGLIGYLGYLRRQVRIENEIRQRRLARYNNAPTTARRTPRRPVEPLPDVKVHPIDRRDLAGVERKPVPRMRRNAVVVDVEDEDPAFHELDDPGQLPYRRAAGE
- a CDS encoding GNAT family N-acetyltransferase is translated as MASQVYGTPYGAEPRHPGWPARLGPLDVAAGTVMLRPIRLRDGGDWSRIRLRDHTYLERWEPTAAGPWSERNALWAWPSQWLSLRGLARRGQCLPFVITVDGAFAGQITIGNVIRASLRSAWVGYWVSSELAGGGVATAAVALLADHAFTSAGLHRLEATVRPENGASVRVLTKAGFRQEGLFLRYLDVAGDWRDHLSFAVTAEEIGEGFATRLVAGGLATRPAPR
- the glp gene encoding gephyrin-like molybdotransferase Glp, whose product is MIEREPITAEAPEERPLRSVGAQLSHTLDAAVRPRPVRVAISEAQGLLCAEEVVAEHALPGFDQAAVDGYAIRSVDVRTAGEEPVQLPVVGEIPAGSRQPRRLQPGQAVRVATGAPLPTLADAVVPTAFTDGHHAKVTVHRAVPSAGYVRRTGEDVQIGDVAVRQGDTIGSAQVGLLAAVGRSKVLVYPRPRVSIISVGDELVDIDRTPSVGQVYDVNSYALAAAARDAGAEVSRVGIVPLDPKRLRETVEGRLLMSEVVVVAGGAGGALGEEVHAALSDLGQIDMARVAMHPGSAQGFGRLGPDSVPTFLIPANPMSALVVFEVLIRPLIRAARGTRNPHRRTVEAKLLSPVTSTKGRKGFLRGQLLRDENNGEYLVQPLGTSGAHLLASLAEANCLINVEEDVVELAAGEQVKVTFLAQRA
- a CDS encoding UTP--glucose-1-phosphate uridylyltransferase; amino-acid sequence: MTGATTHDTFRTAIVPAAGLGTRFLPTTKAVPKELLPVVDTPGIELVATEAAEAGAARMVIVTSPGKEAVVNYFQHQPELEDNLERKGKNDLLAKVRRGPDLLDVEVAIQKEPLGLGHAVAQAEPNLTEEDKAVAVLLPDDLVLPSGVLSRMAQVRARFGGSVLCAFDIPKEHISPYGVFDVSDTDDADVKRVHGMVEKPAPEDAPSTYAAAGRYLLDRAIFDALRRIEPGSGGELQLTDAVALLIKEDHPVHIVVHRGGRHDLGNPGGFLRAAVDFALHDPEYGPSLRAWLTERIEKTDS
- a CDS encoding 5-formyltetrahydrofolate cyclo-ligase, which codes for MTDTDNDRPRRVPEPAGKARWRAELAARRAAIGPGQQVSEAHALAGKVAELTAGTVCCYVPFGSEPGAITLLDVLREAGARVLLPIVPPAPGPLDWAEYTGTSSLVTGRFKGVLEPDGPRLGPRALATVDRILLPALAVDHSGVRLGRGAGYYDRSLPLAAATTDLVAVIRDTELVPSLPAESHDVRMNAALTPGEGLIRLPLGN